CGGCCGCTGGCACATCAAGTGCCGCTGTTGGGACACTGTAACCCCGTGAAACAGGGAATCACAAGCCTTATAATGTCTAGATGGACATGGTACGATGGAATCGGCAAGGGGAATGTTGTGAGGGGGTTAGGCCCCAGACCCCCGGTTGAGGAATCACGAACTACTTGCGACCTATTACCGTTGCACGATCTCCTTAAAAACCCAGGCAACCCCGTCTTCGTCCCGTATGGGGGCAACCGTCAGTATGACGACGGAGCCGTCGGCCCGGCGGAGCCCTACCTTACCTTCACTGCCGTCCGTCCGCAGCATGAACAAAGGGTAGAAATCACCGGCCAGATGGAAGATCGGTGCTAATTCAGCGAACCAAGCGTGGGCGAAAGCTTCGCCGCTTTCGGCGCCTAGACCGGTGGCATTGCCGTCCAACACGGACCTCAGCCCATCCAGCCAAAAAACTCCCAATGGCTGGGATCGGTTGTGGCCACCGATGTAATGGCCTCAAATACGTCCTGACAACCCATGACCTAACTACCTTTAAGAGCGAAGCTGGATGGTCGAATAAAATGGCGGGGCCAAGGGCTGGGCTGGTATAGCTCGATGCTGTACTACAATTAGCTTCCCTTGCCATTTTTCGCCATGGAGGGCCCTGCCGGTGATTACCAATTAGGGTAGGCCCTGCCATGCAAAACAAGCGGAAGGCTCGCTCAAATCACCAGACCTGGGGGCGACTAGACGTGCTTTGGACACTCGGCATCCTTTCCTGTCTTTGCATGCTATTGGGAATGCAGTTGAGAAGCGCTCCAAAAGGAATATTGGGCGCAATATTGGTAGGCGAACTGGGAACCCTGGCGGGAGGCTATGTGGGCTACCAACTGGCCATAAGCCCCCTGCCTACTTTGCGGGTAGTGGGCATCGCCCTGATTGCAACAGCCCTTATTACACCGGTGTTCATCTACTTGGGCAACAGGCTGGCGATAGTGGGGATCGCCTTGCACGCCCTGCTGACCCTTGCGGCCAACTCCCAGTTTTGACCGCCATTGGGTGACTAGCCCTGCTGGCCCGGCTGCTCGCTCTTCCCCTGGGCCTTGGCCGCCGCCTCCTTGCGCAGCTTTATCAGGAACTGCCGGCCTTGGCGGGCTTGGGCCAGCATCTCGGCCAAGGTCTTTTCCAGGCGCGCCAGGGAGGCATCCACGTACTGATCGGCCCCTTCCTGGAGTTCCTTGGCGGACCTGCGGGCGGCCAGCAACATCTCCTCGGCCTCCCGCTTGGCCTCCTGCAGCACTTCCGTTTCGGACATGAGCCGCTGGGCTTCCCGCTTGGCGTCGGCCACCCGCTGCTCGGCCTCCTGCTTGGCGGCGGCCAGCATGGCGTCCCGGCGGTTCTCCGCCTCCTCCAAGATGCGGTCCCGCTTCATTTCCGCTTCCTGCAGGATGGCATCCCGGCGCTGGTGGGCATCCCGCAGGAGCTGCTCTTCCTGGGCGACGATTTCCATGGCCCGGCGAATCTCCCCGGGGACATGGCGGCGAATCTGGTCCAGTATGGCGTAAAGCTCATCCTCATCCAGCAGGGCTTTGCCCGTCAAGGGAACCCGCGTCGCTTCGGCCACATACTGCTCCAGTTCTTCGATCAGGCTGAGGAAACCGTTGGCGGCTGAGGTATCCATGCCCGCGCCGGCTTCCTCGAAATGTTCAGGTTGCGACACCGTGGCTTCCCCCTCGGTTCCTTCAGGAACCCTCTTTTTTCTTCTGCAGCATGGTGTTGACCACGGGGGGAACGAAACGGCTCACATCGCCCCCCAGGAATACTATCTCTTTGATGATGCGGGAACTGAGAAACAAGTTCTCGGTCTTGGTCATGATGAACATGGTTTCAATGGACGGTTCCAGTTCTCGGTTCATCTGGGCCATCTGGAACTCCGTCTCAAAGTCGGAGACGGCCCTGAGCCCCTTGACGATGACGTTCACCCCCCGGCTGCGGGCATATTCCACCAGCAGGCCGTCACAGGAGTCCACCTCCACGTTGGGGATGTCGGCGGTGGCCTCCCTGGCCATCTGCATCCGTTCGGGGATGGTGAACAGGGGCGTCTTGCGGGGGTTGTGGAAGACCGTCACCAGCACCTTGTCGAAGATGCCGGCGGCACGGCGGATGACATCCAAATGGCCGTTGGTGATGGGATCGAAACTGCCGGGACACAAAGCAATGCTCACGATAGTCCTCCTCCGGCCCCCCTTCCATGCCACCGGGTCAACCTGCGCTGTGGGGCGGCGTCGAGAGGAAAAGGGAAACATGGGTGCTGCCGTACTCCCGCCACCGGATGCGCTCCAGGCCCGGCGGCGCGGCAGCCAAATCGTCGCCGGCGCCGTGCTTCACCACTACCCGCGCACCCGGCGCCAGCCATGGGCCTGCTTGGAGCAGGGTCAGCCCCTCCAACGCTAAACCCAAGGAAAAAGGAGGATCCAAAAATACAAGTTCAAAGGGCTTCCCGCCCGGTGGTTCCATATTCTTGAGGAAACGGTTCACATCCTGCCGGATGATTTCAGTCCGGCCGGTCAAATCGAGCCCCGCCAGGTTGCGGGCCAGGACGGCGGCCACGGCCGGATCCTTTTCCACGAACACCGCGTGGGCGGCGCCCCGGCTCAGGGCTTCGATGCCCAGGATGCCGCTGCCGGCGTACAGATCCAGCACCCGCAGGCCGTGGAGGTGGTGGCCCAGGAGGTTGAAGATGGCCTCCCGCACCCGCCCGCCG
The window above is part of the Sphingobacteriaceae bacterium genome. Proteins encoded here:
- the coaD gene encoding pantetheine-phosphate adenylyltransferase translates to MSIALCPGSFDPITNGHLDVIRRAAGIFDKVLVTVFHNPRKTPLFTIPERMQMAREATADIPNVEVDSCDGLLVEYARSRGVNVIVKGLRAVSDFETEFQMAQMNRELEPSIETMFIMTKTENLFLSSRIIKEIVFLGGDVSRFVPPVVNTMLQKKKEGS
- the rsmD gene encoding 16S rRNA (guanine(966)-N(2))-methyltransferase RsmD, which translates into the protein MAERVLRVTGGDLRGRRVHMPRGGKVRPAGGRVREAIFNLLGHHLHGLRVLDLYAGSGILGIEALSRGAAHAVFVEKDPAVAAVLARNLAGLDLTGRTEIIRQDVNRFLKNMEPPGGKPFELVFLDPPFSLGLALEGLTLLQAGPWLAPGARVVVKHGAGDDLAAAPPGLERIRWREYGSTHVSLFLSTPPHSAG